The genomic stretch CACGGATGAAGTAGCGATCGCGTAAACTGGCGAACTTTTTATTCCCCCTAGGGGGAATAAAGGCAAAAGAAAACCAACGAGAACCAACCCAGTTCCAGCCACTACCCAAAATCAATTGTGCGCAACTTGACGGACGCTACCTTTGTCTCCATTGCAGCAGCTCATTGGGTAACTGATCAGCATGTAGGGCGATATCCCCTCCTGGGCCGCAGCGCGCTACGCCATTGGGCGAGCCCATTGCGAATGTCTCGGCGCACATCGCGGCGCGATGGCGTATTGATTGAAGGTCATCGGCACACCCAAGCGGGAAAGCCGCGTGACGGGTATTTCGGCGATTTGGCGATTATCTGGTTGAGGCAGTTGCGCGGGTCATTCAAAGGATCCGCTGCCATCTGTTCCAGACTTTGGCCATTTGGGAACTTTCGTTTTGCGAACTTCAAAGGAGGGTTAAAATGTCGACTTTTCATTGTCATTTGCCATGTAGCTATCTTAGAACGCTGCCGGCGTGCCTCGGAGTGATGCTGGTTGTTTTGTCGTCAGCGGCAAGGGTCTCTGCGCAAGATAAAGGCACGGTCGCGCCAGCCAAAGCTTTCGATGTACATGTCAGCAAGGTGAAGGATCTAATCAGCAAAGAGGCGGACGCGGCGAAGCAAGCAGGCAAATACTTCAAATCGCTCTCGGAAGCGGAATTAACTGTCAAGCTGGCCGCTTCACCGACGGGCCCGGTCATCACCTTTATGGCTTGGAATACCACGACGCCCGGCGGAAATGTCGATCTTACGGTGGGAATTTACAACTCCGGCGCGACAACCAGTTACGACGTGTACGCCCACGTGTTCGCCGGGCCCGCCAACGCCGTCGCCGACCCAGGGCTAGCCCTGGCGACTGTCGACACACGTTTCCCTCGGCTGACCCAGCCAGCAGCGTTTGGTTTGACGCTGCATCCCGGCGAGAGCAAAGTGTTGCAGTTCCAGATCGCGGCGCCGAGCGGCATTGACAAAAGCTCCTACCTGGGGAACGTTTTCCTGTTCCAACTCCCCGGGTTTGGCGTTGGGACGGTCCTAGAGCGTAGTGCCTTCACCTTCACAGTGCACTAACAAGGACAGTGTTTAACGCGTCGACTGAGAACCAGCGGCGATGTCGAACGTCGCCGCTGGTTCTTTCACAGCATGCTCGGCTGTGCCGTTGTGCCCCGTTTTCGCACGGCAGGTAAGCGATACCGATGCATCCCTCAACACAGCCATGATGTCGCGGCAGTCAGCACGATCATACTGAGACCCGTAAAACGCCGCGCGATCCCATCCTCGGAAAACCTATTGAACGACACAAAAAGGCAAGGGGATTATCGAGCCCATGCCAGCCAACACGTCGAACGGCGCTATTCTTCCCGATCATGCGACTGCCAAACGTCCCGGATCATTTGTAGCCTCCGCTCGACGGTGCGGACCGAACAACGCAATTCTCGGGCAACTTCCTCGTTTGTCAGCCCCTCCATTTTCGTTTGAGCCAGGGTACGGAGCGAGTCTAGTGGCAGGCATGCGAGCAGGTCGCGAATTGTCTCAGCAGTTTGCAAGGCAAAATCCGGACTTGGTTCGTTGCCTACGACAGCATCGAGGTCGGGCCATTCCGAATTCATTGGCTCGGACAAAGTCAACCCCCCCCGTTTCTGTGCCTTTTCACGACGGATCTGGCTCACGGCCTTGCGCGCTGTGATGACGACTAAGAGACGCCACAGATCGTCTCGGTCGTGCAGTCTCGGAAAGTGACCTTTTTCGATGCGGCCGCAAAAGCTGGCGAAGGCACTTTGTACAACGTCCTCCTCATCGACAGCCCGTAACGTCACTCCAGCCAATCGCTTGTGGGCGAGTCTTATGAGACGCGCATAGTACCGTTCCCAAAGCTCTTGTGCGGCGGTCGAATTACCAAGGCGCAACTGGGTAATCCAGCGCGTGACCGAGCCAGAATCGATCGAGTTTTCCGCGGCAGGCATGAAGTCGTCTGGGATTGCCATGCGGCTCGCGCCCCTAAGGTTGTGGCGGAAAGCTGTCATTCTAGTCGCACCAACCGCGGTCTCACAGAGTCTCGCGCCACTGGCTGACGACCGTTGCACAAATCTCGCCGATTGTGGTGGCCGGCCACCACCATTTGCGAGCTACAGGACGCGGCGCGTCACGACTCGTGAGGCAGAGCGTGCGACGTGTCGCATGCTTCGGGGCAGTGCCTCACGCAGACGTCTGGCGCCGCCGGCCGAGACGGGAAGCCCGATCCCCAACCACAACCTGAGAATGGTATCGGGCGTTTTCTGACAAGACCGATACCAGCGGGAAATACCCGATCTACGGTCGGATTCGGGCATATTCAACTTTGTGTCTTGCGACGCCAATTGGCTCGATCTCACCGACTCTACGCCCGCTGGCGCTGCGCCCCCCAAATAAGCAAGAGCTGGAAAATACACTTCCTCGGCGACCACTCATTGCAACCTCCGTGGTCGCCCCAGGGAAGCGCGGCAATCAAACGGCGCTTCCAATTTCTTTGGAACCGAGAAGCGTCTTTGAGTGAGCTCCTGTTTGGATGCGCCGCTGGGTCGTTCATCGCGACGCAATCGCAACGAGATTGGTTGGCTACCCCGGAAGAGGAAGACTTGGTCGCTTCGAGAGGGACAGCCCTAGACGCGTGGCAGCCACCCGGCATCAGCAAGCAAACGTGCACAGCCGGCGCGCTCAGCAGCCGTCGTTGATTTCTAGACACGTTTCGCGCAACGGGATGAGACGTTGCCGTGAGATGGAAGAGTTCTGCGACCAGCATGACGACTGCCTCGAAACGGCGACGATCGCCTTTGCCTCGACGTTGCGCGTTTCAATGAGAAGGCAGCATCGTCACCCCCGATCGCCGCCTTACATGGATTCCGCTACCTTCGCGACGCCCAACAAATCTTTGTCGGGTCCGCGAACCTTTCAGCGAGATACATGGTAAGCCTGCGAGCGCCAGATTTCGGCGACTTTGTCGCGCCCGAGCGCTTGGCAGGTGACTCTTATCGCAATGCGAGCCGCGCACACACCGCGCTCGCGAGCACTGAAAGGAACCTGCGAATGAGCCCGTTTGACGACTTTGACCCGACCCGTGGCGAAGAATTTGAGGCCTTTGACGTCAGCACCGAGCCCACACCGGAATCCGCCATCGAAAGCCTTGGAGGGCTGACGACGAGCGAAGATGAGGCAATCTCGCTCCTGGCCGCCCGCGCGGAATTGGAGCAGCGGCTCATGGCAGCCCCTGCCGCAGCGACGGCGGCAGCATCCGATGTCGAGCCCTATGACCCCAACACCGTCGTTGGCGTTGGCATCGGCGAGAAAACAGTGAACGGCGTCGCGACCGGACAGCTCGTGGTCAAAGTGCTCGTAAAGGAGAAGCGGCCGGAGCGCGAGATTGGCGCCACGGCACTGGTGCCAAGAACGCTGAATGGTATTTCGACTGATGTTGAAGAGTCTGGTGACATCGACGCGAGCATGTTCACAGCGCGACGGCGACCTGCCCCTGGCGGCGTCTCGATCGGAAACTGCAGCCAAGTCATGGCGGGTACTTTAGGTTGCTTGGTAGCCCGCGGGACGCAGCTCTTTATTCTATCGAACAACCACGTTCTGGCGTTGGCAAACACGTCGCCATCGAATACCGGCATCTCACAGCCGGGCCGGCTTGATGGTGGCGTGTGTCCACAGGATATTATAGCGCGCCTTGCGCAATACATTCCAATCAACTTCACCCCGGGCGCCACAAATCTTGTCGACGTCGCAATTGCGCGCACGTCACCAACGCTTGTCGACCGTCGGCTCTTGCGCTTGGGTGGGGTGCTGCAGCCAATCGGCCCGGGTACTTTAAGCCCCTCGGTTGGTATGCAAGTGCAGAAAAGCGGTCGCACGACCCAACATACCCGCGGAACTATCGACGTCGTCAACCTTACGATCGATGTTGGATATGCGCCCTTCGGTGGCGTCGCTCGGTTTGTAAACCAATTCCGCGTTCGCGGCATTGGTGGTCCTTTTAGCAAGCCGGGTGACTCAGGATCGCTAGTCACGATGTTCCCGCGGAACCAGCCCGTAGGCTTGCTTTTTGCAGGTAGCAGGGACAACAACATGACCTTCTGCAACCCAATTGCCGCCGTGTTGCATTCCTTGGGCGTTACGATTGTGCTATAGGGGATTCAATGGTCGTGATTTGATCGCCAACGTCGCCACCGCGGTGCGAAGTGCCGCGGTGGCGACGAACTCTGACTGAGGTGAATTGCGCATGACGATCGAGGACGTCATCCATAGGCATCAAGCTCGCATCATGAGCATCGCCGGCGTTACTGGAATCGGTGAGGGACGCAAGGATGACAAACCAGCCGTCGTTGTTATGGTGCGACAGCTTACGCCCGACATCGTAAGTCGTATACCAACATTGCTGGACGGGCATCCCGTCGTTGTCGAGGAAAGCGGCGAGATTCGCGCCGGCTGATGTCCCCGGATTCGAGACCGATTCGACGGTTGACGCTCGTCCGGGTTATTAGGAACGAAATTGCACTGCTGACCCTCGGATTAACCAGTCCTAATCGCGCGAAGGACTAGGGACTCTACGGACTTTTGGTTCACGTAAGCCTCGTTGATGAGGCAGACTTCGTCTTCATCATGGACATGAATACCACTCACTGAGCATTACCGTCACTGCCGCCAACCGGCTTTTGTCCGCGACCCATATGGTTGGCGCAGGTTTAGCCTCCTGGATGCGGGCAATTGAACTGCGTAAATCGGTTTTGCTGCAGCATCGCACGCTTGAGGACAGAGAAAAGGACGTTCATTGACAACGACGCAACGGCACTCGCCAGCACAGATTGCGCGAAAGCTTCGAGATGCTGAGGCGATGATTGCTTCGGGAAGGACGATTGCGGAGACCTGTAGCGCTCTGCATGTCAGCAAGCAAACCTTGCATCGGTGGCGCGCCAGCCAAACCATCGCGGTTCGCGGCGAAGCCGGGCAACTCCACGAGCTAAGAGACGAGAACGTTCGGCTGCGGCGCATCGTTGCCGATCAGGCACTTCGGATCCAATCTTTGCAGGACGAACTAAAGCAAAAGCGTCAGGCCAACCGTGCACCAGAAGCTCGGGAACGCGGTAAATGAAATGATGGTGCCCTTGCGACCTACAGTCGGCGCCGCAAGGTTAAAGATCGCATGGCGGCAGCGTAGCCACATCCGGGGGCTTTTACACCGGTGTCACGGTTGGTTGCGCCAGAGAAGGTCACAGGCATTCCGATCTAGTTCCAACCAGTCCTTTTCCAACTTGAGCTTGGCGACGGGAGTTGGCGATCCAGTTTCATCGATCTCGAAGCCACTGTATAACCTCGCAAGGCGCGCGAGAAGTTCCGGAGATGTGAGACTGTCGCCGAGAGTCCACACGCGTACGTGCCCATCGGTGCTG from Pirellulales bacterium encodes the following:
- a CDS encoding sigma-70 family RNA polymerase sigma factor codes for the protein MAIPDDFMPAAENSIDSGSVTRWITQLRLGNSTAAQELWERYYARLIRLAHKRLAGVTLRAVDEEDVVQSAFASFCGRIEKGHFPRLHDRDDLWRLLVVITARKAVSQIRREKAQKRGGLTLSEPMNSEWPDLDAVVGNEPSPDFALQTAETIRDLLACLPLDSLRTLAQTKMEGLTNEEVARELRCSVRTVERRLQMIRDVWQSHDREE
- a CDS encoding transposase; this translates as MTTTQRHSPAQIARKLRDAEAMIASGRTIAETCSALHVSKQTLHRWRASQTIAVRGEAGQLHELRDENVRLRRIVADQALRIQSLQDELKQKRQANRAPEARERGK